In a single window of the Melanotaenia boesemani isolate fMelBoe1 chromosome 22, fMelBoe1.pri, whole genome shotgun sequence genome:
- the LOC121633469 gene encoding kunitz-type protease inhibitor 1-like — MRQSSFLSSSSVLLLLLLLTHHGAAAEDVDKCSDTFRRGDGDFVLDTEEAVRYGATLLTTLHVPTVEDCEQLCCGDPKCNLALLEPRAATGDRTCVMFDCIYRNRFVCRFVNQDGYQSFIRDTVFQKYLKGPGKKAPPIANAGRDVIVQPGQVVTLNGIESLALDDRKITNYKWSLQSGNDSVKMAKTDLPDQVELSNLQPGSYIFKLTVTDSKDQTGDAKVRVLVLSQELSSLYCLAPLKVGPCRAAFPRWHYNVEAGSCEQFTFGGCTPNKNNYLSEKECKAACTGITVSSQRSISLPAAEVCGVECDPDQLICGNGCCLDRSLECDGTTHCSDGSDEDHCNKLNQTFNQLLSIDVNQRKARCTDLPVTGPCRASFTRWYYDPLNRKCHRFTYGGCDGNENNFEEDGACSEACKGVTEKNVYSRGMFDRYETDDPADDSGNVTLAVLLSVAILVLLAITAYCFMRARKERSQNSVSTRPAHVALSEQETLVYNSTTKPV, encoded by the exons ATGCGTCAGTCCTCCTTTTTATCCTCTTCCTCTGTCctgctccttctcctcctcctcacgcaCCATGGCGCAGCGGCGGAGGACGTGGACAAGTGCAGCGACACCTTCCGCCGCGGTGACGGCGACTTCGTGCTGGACACGGAGGAGGCGGTGCGCTACGGAGCGACTTTGCTGACCACCCTGCACGTTCCCACCGTTGAGGACTGCGAGCAGCTCTGCTGTGGGGATCCGAAATGCAACCTGGCGCTGCTGGAGCCACGCGCCGCCACGGGGGACAGGACGTGCGTCATGTTCGACTGCATTTACAGGAACCGCTTCGTGTGCCGGTTCGTGAACCAGGACGGGTACCAGAGCTTTATCAGAGACACTGTGTTTCAGAAATACCTGAAGGGACCAG GTAAgaaggctccgcccatcgccaATGCAGGCCGCGATGTCATCGTTCAGCCAGGGCAGGTCGTGACCCTCAATGGCATCGAGAGTCTGGCCCTGGATGACAGGAAGATCACCAACTACAAATGGAGTCTGCAGAGCGGAAATGACAGCGTCAAGATGGCG AAAACAGATCTACCTGACCAGGTGGAGCTCTCCAACCTGCAGCCCGGCTCCTACATCTTCAAGCTGACCGTCACCGACTCCAAAGACCAAACAGGCGACGCCAAGGTCAGGGTCCTCGTCCTCAGCCAGGAGCTGTCCAGCT TGTACTGCCTGGCTCCTCTGAAGGTCGGCCCGTGTCGCGCGGCGTTCCCTCGCTGGCATTACAACGTGGAGGCAGGCAGCTGTGAGCAGTTCACGTTCGGAGGCTGCACACCCAACAAGAACAACTATTTGTCCGAAAAAGAGTGTAAGGCAGCCTGCACGGGAATTACAG TATCATCACAGAGGAGCATCTCTCTGCCTGCAGCAG aggtGTGTGGCGTGGAGTGTGATCccgatcagctgatctgtgGAAACGGCTGCTGTCTGGACAGAAGTCTAGAGTGTGACGGCACGACGCATTGCAGCGACGGATCTGACGAGGATCACTGCAACAAac tgaaCCAAACCTTCAACCAGCTGCTGAGCATCGATGTGAACCAGAGGAAAG ccCGGTGCACAGACCTGCCCGTCACCGGTCCGTGTCGGGCGAGTTTCACCCGCTGGTACTACGACCCCCTGAACAGGAAGTGCCACCGCTTCACGTACGGCGGCTGTGACGGAAACGAAAACAACTTTGAGGAGGATGGGGCGTGCAGTGAGGCGTGCAAAGGAGTGACGG AGAAAAATGTGTACTCCAGAGGGATGTTTGACCGTTATGAGACAGACGACCCAGCAGATGACTCAG GCAACGTCACGCTGGCTGTATTGCTGTCGGTGGCCATTTTGGTGCTACTGGCCATCACAGCTTACTGCTTCATGCGGGCGCGGAAGGAACGCTCCCAAAATTCTGTCTCCACAAGACCCGCCCACGTGGCTCTGTCAGAACAGGAAACGCTCGTTTACAACAGCACCACCAAACCTGTGTGA